A single region of the Ictalurus punctatus breed USDA103 chromosome 17, Coco_2.0, whole genome shotgun sequence genome encodes:
- the ccdc105 gene encoding coiled-coil domain-containing protein 105 yields MKGVVRSAPCAAVRLGAQGRRDETLCSIRRAERLVLQYHVHAMDSATRYRTPPFPSKLPDLALLAHSVNGTQRDDDIKTRPKSPGTMLHSLGASSPFPPPALREKSAGLSVAVAAEYTRAVRQVEGRLRRQAGRITEEATRLDHQKEKLEKLLRSVRTALLINQKTTDERTRRPATETEKDGADHLLCHERKGLNELKQKLEILLRDTLTQLQILVQSSRQLLDCAFERSRVIDLLPQHGSPSAAVHLSLSPLSLKPDPSGPFTPECKEALESSAAVLQTSQQLSGSIEQVMCDAVIKQATLHRSVNEGLLKKIAETQSLQQRLTLSSAATRQAIYRKQRQMQCASYSHGRTLGPVSSDDLFCRERMNRPVVQAYERHPSVQLPESRLLTQGSVMLKQHLERAEKAVEELEVAHLQLEDDSCAKRVAASVDSAVVRLRRRNIPHMFVHSVST; encoded by the exons ATGAAAGGTGTGGTTCGGTCCGCTCCGTGTGCCGCGGTCAGACTCGGGGCTCAGGGGCGGCGGGACGAGACGCTGTGCTCCATCCGGCGCGCCGAGCGCCTGGTGCTCCAGTACCATGTGCACGCGATGGATTCCGCCACACGCTATCGGACACCACCGTTTCCATCTAAACTCCCCGATTTAGCGCTTCTGGCTCACAGTGTGAACGGAACGCAGCGTGATGACGACATCAAAACTCGACCTAAATCCCCTGGGACTATG TTGCATTCATTAGGCGCAAGCAGCCCGTTCCCACCGCCTGCGCTGCGTGAGAAAAGTGCAGGCCTCAGCGTAGCAGTGGCTGCTGAATACACCCGTGCCGTACGGCAAGTAGAAGGCCGTTTGCGGAGGCAGGCAGGGAGGATCACTGAGGAAGCCACTAGGCTGGATCATCAGAAAGAGAAACTGGAGAAACTGTTGCGAAGTGTCAGGACAGCACTGCTCATCAACCAGAAAACCACAGACGAGCGGACACGAAGACCGGCCACTGAGACT GAAAAAGATGGAGCTGATCATCTGCTTTGCCATGAGAGGAAGGGCTTGAATGAGCTGAAGCAGAAATTGGAGATTCTGCTGAGAGACACTTTAACTCAACTGCAG aTCCTAGTTCAGAGCAGCAGACAGCTCCTGGACTGTGCCTTTGAAAGATCCAGGGTAATTGATCTGCTCCCTCAACATGGATCACCTTCAGCAGCTGtacatctctcactctctcctctgtcaCTGAAACCTGACCCCTCTGGTCCATTTACCCCAG agtgtaaaGAGGCGCTAGAGTCATCAGCAGCTGTGTTGCAGACGTCTCAGCAGCTCAGCGGGAGCATTGAACAGGTCATGTGTGACGCCGTCATTAAACAGGCAACTCTGCATCGCTCAGTCAATGAGGGTCTGTTGAAGAAAATTGCAGAAACGCAGAGTCTACAG CAACGTCTAACGCTGAGCTCAGCAGCCACTAGACAGGCCATCTACCGTAAACAGAGACAGATGCAGTGTGCCAGCTACAGTCATGGTAGAACTTTG GGTCCAGTCTCCTCTGATGACCTATTCTGCAGAGAGAGGATGAACAGGCCTGTTGTGCAAGCCTATGAGAGACATCCAAGTGTTCAGCTGCCTGAGTCCAGACTCCTAACACAG GGCAGTGTTATGCTGAAGCAGCATTTGGAGCGTGCAGAGAAAGCAGTAGAAGAGCTGGAGGTTGCACACTTGCAGCTGGAGGACGACTCGTGTGCAAAGAGAGTGGCAGCGAGTGTGGACTCCGCTGTAGTCCGGCTTCGAAGAAGGAATATACCTCACATGTTTGTCCACTCAGTAAGCACATAA
- the si:ch73-95l15.5 gene encoding kinesin-like protein KIF15: MTTRCKTEGCRICGNDLQGNQRRWLFAAHKRKGAQNQSPTRSLCKESAYLLSPTRSAQSSPWGSTLSLGSSNLLYKSHTLSTPNKGMDLLAVLTHILGQSVTRGNGKGEFVCGKCVSVLERVFKFDTVIARVQVLSRERLQKLTKERDSLRRWVRSLYMQHHPSDLKSRGSSSEEDVELGEGNSGNAYREMLSDNMALAAYECWSEKTESCPYFKRTGKRCSKLKNCECCDSLRVSDSDYEFVCGVPRNLPEQAPSPFGLSRDKSQSMPLHWSKAPSLRSSPASLAGSCHSLKARSRTASAQSLDSVDGHDPFDWPDEHSVILDSILHKLKSIKGKPFRSPAGSRIPVLVKGPNGSVADGSPPIGVTRVLNFGQGGERVEEDLNEESEDVLTELREEFLPLHREVNTARVHLVVKQLREQLDQAHACIRMLEAGLQNGTHSVPSKTHQSKQSLPVYPNSSSEDESGLIRNLSHSLQSRDRVIQECVTLIRKLCLDLGSGIEEADKLISSVTVTLTDTHSEREGVLEAELTELKERERSLQKELEVLQEASRGQERDLLTVNSVLQSNQDVINHLRVELAEKTQSLKDVQKERELWKERDSALEKVLQEKEALIARLQQAIESSQKDVQALSDSLIGRGLPGGGAEGTLASQVREQESLLSDCLKDWEVHTATTSQEVSKLYTALEEAEAVIQDQRQSHKQAITELSEQLRDSRKELREMIKDTKQAEHAWKTERAKRDLEEVRLRECLQKRDKLIEQVLLDAEKRDGMLIEIHQDIFSKVEPRVSLKHTL, from the exons ATGACAACTAGGTGCAAGACTGAAGGATGTCGTATATGCGGCAACGATCTACAGGGGAACCAACGCCGCTGGCTTTTTGCAGCGCATAAACGGAAAGGGGCCCAGAATCAGAGTCCAACACGGTCACTTTGCAAAGAGTCTGCTTATCTTCTGTCGCCAACCAGGTCTGCCCAGAGCAGCCCATGGG GCAGTACATTATCTCTTGGCTCCTCAAATTTATTGTACAAGTCTCATACCCTTTCCACCCCTAATAAAGGAATGGACCTGCTTGCTGTGCTGACACACATATTAGGGCAGTCTGTAACACGGGGTAACGGGAAAGGGGAGTTTGTATGTGGcaaatgtgtgtctgtgctcgAGCGAGTGTTTAAGTTTGACACAGTCATAGCCAGAGTTCAAGTTTTAtccagggagaggcttcagaaactGACTAAGGAAAGGGACAGCTTAAGACGGTGGGTACGAAGTCTTTATATGCAGCACCACCCATCTGACCTGAAGAGCAGAGGAAGCTCCAGTGAAGAAGATGTAGAGCTGGGAGAAGGCAACTCGGGGAACGCTTACCGAGAGATGCTGAGTGACAACATGGCGCTCGCTGCGTATGAATGTTGGTCTGAGAAAACTGAGTCGTGTCCATATTTTAAGAGAACCGGTAAAAGATGCAGCAAATTGAAAAACTGCGAGTGCTGTGACTCCTTAAGGGTGTCCGATTCTGATTACGAATTTGTTTGTGGAGTTCCTCGCAATTTACCTGAGCAAGCCCCATCTCCGTTTGGCTTATCTAGGGACAAGTCCCAGAGCATGCCTCTCCACTGGTCCAAAGCTCCATCGCTCCGCTCTAGTCCCGCCTCCTTAGCTGGTTCCTGCCATTCGCTAAAAGCACGATCTCGTACAGCTTCAGCACAATCGCTCGACTCTGTAGATGGTCATGATCCGTTTGATTGGCCAGATGAGCATTCAGTCATTTTGGACTCCATCCTCCATAAGCTGAAAAGTATAAAGGGAAAGCCATTCAGGTCTCCAGCAGGAAGTCGCATCCCAGTTTTAGTGAAGGGACCAAATGGCAGTGTGGCAGATGGATCACCTCCGATCGGGGTCACACGAGTGCTGAATTTTGGACAGGGAGGTGAACGAGTGGAGGAAGATTTGAATGAGGAGAGTGAGGATGTGCTGACTGAACTGAGGGAAGAATTTCTGCCACTGCATAGAGAG GTCAATACAGCCAGAGTGCATCTTGTAGTCAAGCAGTTACGAGAGCAGCTGGATCAAGCACATGCTTGTATCAGGATGTTGGAGGCGGGGCTTCAGAACGGCACCCATTCAGTCCCCAGTAAGACCCATCAATCAAAGCAGTCACTACCAGTG TATCCGAACAGCAGCTCAGAGGATGAGAGTGGACTGATCCGGAATCTTAGCCACTCACTGCAAAGCAGAGACAGAGTTATTCAG GAATGTGTGACTTTGATCCGAAAGCTTTGTTTGGACCTTGGCTCAGGGATAGAGGAGGCTGATAAACTCATCAGCAGTGTAACTGTGACTCTGACTGATACACACTCAGAGCGAGAG GGGGTCTTGGAAGCTGAGCTGACTGAactgaaggagagagaaagaagccTGCAGAAAGAGCTGGAGGTGCTGCAGGAGGCAAGCAGAGGGCAGGAGAGAGATCTCCTCACTGTCAACAGTGTACTCCAGAGTAACCAAGATGTCATCAAT CATTTGCGAGTGGAACTGGCTGAGAAGACGCAGTCACTGAAGGACGtgcagaaagagagggagttATGGAAAGAGCGGGACTCCGCCCTGGAAAAGGTGTTGCAGGAAAAAGAAGCTCTCATCGCTCGTCTGCAGCAGGCAATAGAGAGCTCCCAAAAAGATGTTCAG GCACTCTCTGATTCTCTGATTGGTCGGGGATTGCCAGGAGGTGGAGCTGAGGGCACTTTGGCCAGTCAGGTGCGAGAGCAGGAGTCCCTGCTTTCAGACTGTCTCAAAGATTGGGAAGTGCACACTGCCACCACGAGTCAGGAAGTCTCAAAACTCTATACAGCTTTAGAAGAAGCTGAGGCTGTAATACAG GACCAACGGCAAAGTCACAAACAAGCCATAACAGAACTGTCCGAGCAGCTGAGAGACAGTCGCAAAGAGCTGAGGGAGATGATTAAAGACACCAAGCAGGCAGAACATGCCTGGAAGACTGAAAGGGCAAAGAGAGATTTAGAAGAAGTTCGATTAAGAGAATGCTTGCAGAAAAGGGATAAACTCATCGAG CAAGTACTCTTGGATGCAGAGAAGCGAGATGGCATGCTAATAGAAATTCATCAGGACATCTTCAGTAAGGTTGAACCAAGAGTCAgcctcaaacacacactatga